From the Streptomyces pluripotens genome, one window contains:
- the pcaB gene encoding 3-carboxy-cis,cis-muconate cycloisomerase — MSLLPDAGADSGLLSPVRVSTPVEAATSDEAWLQAMLDAESALARTQAELGALPEQAAKIITAAARADLFDVRALARLSRETANPVVGLVAALTRAVAAEDPVAAEYVHRGSTSQDIFDTGAMLVASRALGLVLDDLHRTADALGELARAHRDTPQAGRTLALQAVPTTFGLKAAGWRSLVLDAADRVARVRSAGLPVSLGGAAGTLAGYLQYAELDKGEGEFDAAEYTERLLDGYAAETGLARPDLPWHALRTPLADLGAALAHTAAALGKFAVDVQVLARTEVGEAAEPAPAGRGASSAMPHKRNPVLATLIRSAALQVPVLAAGLTQSLTTEDERSGGTWHAEWLLLRECLRLAGGAAHTAAELAQGLSVSPERMDANLKVTGGQIVSERIAAVLSPRLGKVTAKRLLTHASARAAEQSRPLGAILSEHPDLQGMFDATELSLLLDPAQYTGAAGPLVDRALKRGNRLQ, encoded by the coding sequence ATGAGCCTCCTGCCAGATGCTGGTGCCGACTCAGGACTGCTCTCACCGGTCCGCGTCAGCACCCCCGTGGAGGCGGCCACCTCCGACGAAGCGTGGCTGCAGGCCATGCTCGACGCCGAGTCCGCCCTTGCGCGCACCCAGGCCGAACTCGGAGCCCTCCCCGAGCAGGCCGCCAAGATCATCACCGCCGCCGCGCGCGCCGACCTGTTCGACGTACGCGCCCTCGCCCGTCTCTCGCGCGAGACCGCGAACCCCGTTGTCGGGCTGGTCGCCGCCCTGACCCGGGCGGTGGCCGCGGAGGACCCGGTGGCCGCCGAATACGTGCATCGGGGCTCGACCAGCCAGGACATCTTCGACACCGGAGCCATGCTGGTCGCCTCCCGCGCCCTCGGGCTGGTCCTGGACGACCTGCACCGCACGGCGGACGCCCTCGGGGAACTGGCCCGCGCGCACCGGGACACCCCGCAGGCCGGCCGCACCCTGGCGCTGCAGGCGGTGCCGACCACTTTCGGGCTCAAGGCAGCCGGCTGGCGCAGCCTCGTCCTCGACGCGGCCGACCGAGTCGCCCGGGTCCGCAGCGCGGGCCTGCCGGTCTCTCTGGGTGGCGCGGCCGGAACCCTCGCCGGCTACCTGCAGTACGCGGAACTCGACAAAGGAGAAGGCGAGTTCGACGCCGCCGAGTACACTGAGCGGCTGCTCGACGGCTACGCCGCGGAAACGGGGCTCGCCCGCCCCGACCTGCCGTGGCACGCGCTGCGTACCCCGCTGGCCGACCTGGGCGCTGCGCTAGCCCACACCGCGGCCGCACTCGGGAAGTTCGCGGTGGATGTGCAAGTACTGGCCCGCACTGAGGTCGGAGAAGCCGCCGAGCCGGCCCCCGCCGGGCGTGGCGCCTCCTCCGCGATGCCGCACAAGCGCAATCCCGTGCTCGCCACCCTCATTCGCTCCGCTGCACTCCAGGTGCCGGTCCTGGCCGCGGGGCTCACCCAGAGCCTCACCACCGAGGACGAGCGGTCCGGGGGCACCTGGCACGCCGAGTGGCTGCTGCTGCGCGAGTGCCTGCGTCTCGCCGGCGGGGCCGCCCACACCGCCGCAGAGCTCGCCCAGGGACTGTCCGTCTCCCCTGAACGCATGGATGCCAACCTGAAGGTGACGGGAGGTCAGATCGTATCGGAGCGGATCGCCGCGGTTCTGTCCCCCCGACTCGGCAAGGTCACGGCCAAGCGGCTGCTCACCCACGCCTCCGCGCGCGCCGCCGAGCAGAGCCGACCCCTCGGCGCAATCCTCTCCGAACACCCTGACCTCCAGGGCATGTTCGACGCGACGGAACTGTCCCTCCTGCTCGATCCCGCCCAGTACACGGGAGCGGCGGGCCCTCTGGTCGACCGCGCCCTGAAGAGAGGGAACCGCCTCCAGTGA